The genomic window GCGGTGCGAGTTCGGCGAGCAGTCCGATCCCGGCGACGGTCACCAGACCGAAACCGATGCCGCGGATCGCCGATACGGCGAGCGCGGGGACGGTGTCGGTGCTCCACACGAACACCAGGGACGGCGGGCCGAGCAGCAGACAACCGACGGCGAGTACCGCCCGGTAACCGAACCTGCGCAACAGGGCCGGCACCCGCAGCTGGGTGGCCACCGTGGCCGCCATGAAGATCGCGGTCACGCCACCGGCCGCGGCGGCCGATCCGTCGGCGTCGGCGACGGCCCGCGGCACCACCGGCAGCAACAGCGACCAGCCGCCGAACGTCGTGGCCCCCATCAGCAGGGCGATGAGGATTCCGCGGGTCCGGAGCAGCTCCCGCATCAGATCAACCGCAGGATTCCCGACGCTGCGGCGAGGATCGCCAGGGCCAGAAGAACGCCGGAGGCGAGCTTGTTGACCTTCCACATCGCGTAGGCGCCGCCGATCGCGAAACCTGCCGCGAGGAACAGGATGTAGAGGAAGACCGTGCTCATGCCGTCACACCGTTCGTTCCGCAGGCTCCGCTCACAGCGCGCCCTTGGTGGACGGGATCCCCGTGACCCGCGGATCGGGTTCGACGGCCTCCCGCAGCGCGCGGGCGACGGCCTTGAACTCGGCCTCGGTGATGTGGTGCTGGTCGCGGCCGTACAGCACCCGCACGTGCAGTGCGATGCGCGCGTTGGACGCGATCGACTCGAACACGTGCCGGTTGATGACGGTCGAGTACGGCACGCCCGGGTAGCCGCCGATGACGGCGTGCAGCATGTGCTCGGGTTCGCCGGTGTGCACGCAGTACGGCCGGCCGGACACGTCGACGGACGCGTGCGCGAGGGTTTCGTCCATCGGGATGAACGCGTCACCGAAGCGGCGGATGCCCTTCTTGTCGCCGAGTGCCTGCCCGAGCGCCTGCCCGAGCACGATCGCGGTGTCCTCGACGGTGTGGTGGGCGTCGATCTCGATGTCGCCCTTCGCGTGCACCGTCAGGTCGAAGCTGGCGTGCGCGCCGAGTGCGGTGAGCATGTGGTCGAAGAACGGGATCCCGGTGGAAATATCGGTCTTCCCGGTGCCGTCGAGGTTCAGCTCGACGACAATGCTCGACTCCCGCGTCGTGCGTTCGACGCGTGCGATCCGATCACTCATCACAGGTCCTTCGGTTCGGTGGCGGCCAGCAGTCGGCTGACCCGCAGCAGTTCGTCGTTCTCGGCGGCCAGGCCCACGGTGGTCCGCAGGTGCCCGGTGATGCCGACGTCACGGATGAGGACACCCTCGTCGAGATAACGCTGCCATGTGGCGGCGGCGTCGGCGAAGCGGCCGAAGAGGATGAAGTTGGCGTCGCTGGGGACGACGGTGTAGCCCATCGCGGCCAGTTCCGCGCTCACCCGGTCCCGTTCGGACGCGAGTTCGGCGACGCTGCCGAGAGTCTCGTCGGCGTGCCGCAGCGCTGCCCGCGCGGCGGCCTGGGTGACGACGGACAGGTGGTACGGCAGCCGCACCAGCAGCACGGCGTCGACGAACGCGGGCGCGGCGACGAAGTAGCCGAGCCGACCGCCGGCGAACGCGAACGCCTTGCTCATCGTGCGGCTCACCACGAGCTTGGTGGGGTACTCGTCGATCAGGGTGACCGCGGACGGCACCGACGAGAACTCGGCGTATGCCTCGTCGACGATCACGATGCCCGGTGCCGCGTCGAGGATCGGCTTCAAGTCCTCGAGCGGGATCGAGTGCCCGGTCGGATTGTTGG from Prescottella sp. R16 includes these protein-coding regions:
- the hisB gene encoding imidazoleglycerol-phosphate dehydratase HisB, with protein sequence MSDRIARVERTTRESSIVVELNLDGTGKTDISTGIPFFDHMLTALGAHASFDLTVHAKGDIEIDAHHTVEDTAIVLGQALGQALGDKKGIRRFGDAFIPMDETLAHASVDVSGRPYCVHTGEPEHMLHAVIGGYPGVPYSTVINRHVFESIASNARIALHVRVLYGRDQHHITEAEFKAVARALREAVEPDPRVTGIPSTKGAL
- a CDS encoding histidinol-phosphate transaminase; the encoded protein is MSTVPGSGIGLADLPIRDNLRGQSPYGAPQLTVPVQLNTNENPHPPSRALVDDVAEAVRAAAADLHRYPDRDAVALRTDLAEYMTRQTGVELDVSNLWAANGSNEVLQQLLQAFGGPGRTALGFVPSYSMHPLLVTGTQTEWVPAPRRADFSLDAAAAVTVIEERRPDVVFVTSPNNPTGHSIPLEDLKPILDAAPGIVIVDEAYAEFSSVPSAVTLIDEYPTKLVVSRTMSKAFAFAGGRLGYFVAAPAFVDAVLLVRLPYHLSVVTQAAARAALRHADETLGSVAELASERDRVSAELAAMGYTVVPSDANFILFGRFADAAATWQRYLDEGVLIRDVGITGHLRTTVGLAAENDELLRVSRLLAATEPKDL